From a single Lacerta agilis isolate rLacAgi1 chromosome 3, rLacAgi1.pri, whole genome shotgun sequence genomic region:
- the LOC117043588 gene encoding ankyrin repeat domain-containing protein 6-like isoform X7, with amino-acid sequence MGGHLSILRLIRVISALPRFCSKQAAMWIFRMIPYWNPDAISDWSMSVHTAHTSEIVKGKVALVTEVKEEKDKKKQRRKARKDPRRLQREKEGDQTALHRATVVGNTDVIAALIHEGCALDRQDKDGNTALHEASWHGFSQSAKLLVKAGANVLARNKAGNTPLHLACQNSHSESVRVLLLGGSRADIKNNAGDTCLHVTARYNHLPIIRVLLSAFCSVHEKNQAGDTALHVAAALNHKKVVKLLLEAGADGTAVNNAGQTPLEVAREHDNPEVALLLTKAPQVLRFNRGRSLRKKRERLKEERRAQSVPRDEVVQSKGSASAADDTHSSDQALQGRGDMKEEAQLPLSELRGRKNKKKKPREKVLALSEPTSPADQQVPPNPQQNLPKRKSKRRCASPPPPHEFRAYQLYTLYRGKDGKIMQAPINGCRCEPLIDKVENQLAAAVEEIKAELVTAQDKMNSKLGQMENKTQHQLRVLDKLMAERLSAERTECLHRLQEHAELERHEGEKRQISLVGELKAWCMLKIQNLELKLSGDSRSSRPKSTLSTCESLAETLDTENLLCTKDCKASQTPLQSDGSQQHSCTALQNGVSEDTGRSRVPTTEQSFGKQYFVVQEANTPGIEQQLVGAGPTPAAVSPQVVRPKDKASFSRLKQELPPSEYTGSKLKHAKVQTVSKTPTEFTKTETERGSCFIDKGTQTKRSGRSGQLKHRPQQHAGTHSAEPPPQQPPPAVSGGKEASPQLAGTSQALEITQYFFEAVSSQMEKWYERKIEEARSQADQRAQEDKALLKEHIKSLEEELYKLRTKVQKEH; translated from the exons CCCTTATTGGAATCCTGATGCCATCTCTGATTGGTCAATGAGTGTTCATACAGCACATACCTCAGAAATAGTCAAGGGAAAAGTGGCCCTGGTTACAGAAGTCAAGGaagaaaaagataagaaaaaaCAGAGGAGAAAGGCTAGAAAAGATCCTAGAAGATTGCAAAGAGAGAAGGAG GGTGACCAGACAGCTTTGCATCGAGCGACCGTTGTAGGGAACACAGATGTAATAGCAGCTCTTATCCACGAAGGCTGCGCTTTGGACAGACAAGACAAG GATGGGAACACAGCTCTCCATGAAGCCTCTTGGCATGGATTCAGCCAGTCTGCCAAACTGCTTGTTAAAGCAGGGGCAAACGTTCTTGCCAGAAACAAG GCAGGTAACACACCACTACACCTGGCCTGCCAAAACAGTCATTCCGAAAGTGTTCGGGTCCTGCTGCTTGGAGGCTCTCGGGCTGATATAAAAAATAAT GCAGGAGACACGTGTTTGCATGTCACAGCTCGATATAATCATTTGCCCATCATTAGGGTGCTCCTCAGTGCTTTCTGTTCTGTCCATGAAAAAAACCAG GCTGGCGACACAGCACTTCATGTGGCTGCTGCTCTGAATCATAAGAAGGTGGTCAAACTGTTGTTGGAAGCAGGAGCTGATGGTACAGCCGTTAACAAT GCTGGTCAGACCCCGCTAGAAGTTGCCAGAGAACACGACAACCCTGAGGTTGCTCTTCTACTCACTAAAGCCCCACAG GTCTTGCGCTTTAACCGTGGAAGGAGcctgaggaagaagagggagagactGAAAGAGGAAAGGCGTGCTCAGTCTGTACCAAGAGATGAAGTGGTGCAAAGCAAG GGCAGTGCCTCAGCTGCTGATGACACTCACAGCAGTGACCAGGCCCTTCAGGGGAGAGGTGACATGAAAGAGGAAGCACAGTTGCCTTTGTCAGAGCTCAGAGGGAGgaagaataaaaagaagaaaccaaGAGAAAAG gTTTTGGCACTCTCTGAACCCACATCACCAGCTGATCAGCAAGTGCCTCCTAACCCACAGCAGAACTTGCCAAAACGCAAGAGCAAGCGCCGCTGCGCATCTCCTCCACCTCCCCATGAATTCAGAGCCTACCAGTTGTATACACTTTACCGTGGAAAGGATGGAAAAATCATGCAG GCACCAATAAACGGATGTCGTTGTGAGCCACTGATAGATAAAGTAGAGAACCAGCTGGCAGCTGCTGTGGAAGAAATAAAAGCGGAGCTTGTTACAGCACAGGATAAGATGAATAGCAAACTAGgtcaaatggaaaacaaaactcAGCATCAG CTCCGTGTTTTAGACAAATTGATGGCAGAGAGGCTGTCAGCAGAAAGAACAGAGTGCCTTCATCGTCTTCAGGAGCATGCCGAGTTGGAAAGACATGAAGGGGAGAAACGCCAG ATATCGTTGGTGGGGGAACTGAAGGCTTGGTGCATGCTGAAAATTCAGAACCTGGAGTTGAAGCTTTCCGGAGACTCTAGATCTTCAAGGCCAAAATCAACTCTGTCTACATGTGAGTCGCTCGCTGAGACTTTGGATACAGAGAACCTTCTTTGTACGAAGGACTGTAAAGCTAGCCAAACCCCACTGCAGTCGGATGGTTCGCAGCAACATTCTTGCACTGCCCTCCAGAATGGTGTCTCGGAAGATACTGGAAGAAGTAGAGTGCCCACAACAGAGCAGAGCTTTGGGAAGCAGTATTTTGTTGTTCAAGAAGCCAACACTCCAG GAATAGAGCAACAGTTAGTTGGTGCTGGCCCAACTCCCGCTGCAGTTTCTCCTCAAGTTGTAAGGCCCAAAGACAAAGCAAGTTTCAGCAGATTGAAACAAGAACTGCCACCATCCGAATACACGGGCTCCAAATTGAAACATGCAAAGGTACAAACTGTTTCTAAGACCCCTACTGAATTTACAAAGACTGAGACGGAgagaggaagctgctttatagatAAAGGAACTCAAACGAAGAGGTCTGGCAGAAGTGGTCAGTTGAAGCACAGGCCTCAGCAACATGCAGGCACCCACTCTGCAGAGCCACCACCGCAGCAGCCGCCACCTGCCGTCTCTGGAGGAAAAGAGGCCAGCCCTCAACTTGCAGGCACTTCTCAAGCTCTGGAAATCACACAGTACTTTTTTGAGGCTGTATCCAGCCAGATGGAGAAGTGGTATGAAAGGAAGATTGAAGAAGCTCGGAGCCAAGCTGACCAGAGAGCCCAGGAAGATAAAGCACTCCTCAAAGAACATATAAAAAGTTTAGAAGAGGAACTCTATAAGCTAAGGACTAAAGTGCAGAAGGAACATTAG
- the LOC117043588 gene encoding ankyrin repeat domain-containing protein 6-like isoform X8: MSQQDVVAVLSERLLIAAYKGQLDNVVQLINKGAKVAVTKQLLPSALQHGRTPLHLAAYKGHLRVAQILLKAGCDVDLQDDGDQTALHRATVVGNTDVIAALIHEGCALDRQDKDGNTALHEASWHGFSQSAKLLVKAGANVLARNKAGNTPLHLACQNSHSESVRVLLLGGSRADIKNNAGDTCLHVTARYNHLPIIRVLLSAFCSVHEKNQAGDTALHVAAALNHKKVVKLLLEAGADGTAVNNAGQTPLEVAREHDNPEVALLLTKAPQVLRFNRGRSLRKKRERLKEERRAQSVPRDEVVQSKGSASAADDTHSSDQALQGRGDMKEEAQLPLSELRGRKNKKKKPREKVLALSEPTSPADQQVPPNPQQNLPKRKSKRRCASPPPPHEFRAYQLYTLYRGKDGKIMQAPINGCRCEPLIDKVENQLAAAVEEIKAELVTAQDKMNSKLGQMENKTQHQLRVLDKLMAERLSAERTECLHRLQEHAELERHEGEKRQISLVGELKAWCMLKIQNLELKLSGDSRSSRPKSTLSTCESLAETLDTENLLCTKDCKASQTPLQSDGSQQHSCTALQNGVSEDTGRSRVPTTEQSFGKQYFVVQEANTPGIEQQLVGAGPTPAAVSPQVVRPKDKASFSRLKQELPPSEYTGSKLKHAKVQTVSKTPTEFTKTETERGSCFIDKGTQTKRSGRSGQLKHRPQQHAGTHSAEPPPQQPPPAVSGGKEASPQLAGTSQALEITQYFFEAVSSQMEKWYERKIEEARSQADQRAQEDKALLKEHIKSLEEELYKLRTKVQKEH, encoded by the exons GGTGACCAGACAGCTTTGCATCGAGCGACCGTTGTAGGGAACACAGATGTAATAGCAGCTCTTATCCACGAAGGCTGCGCTTTGGACAGACAAGACAAG GATGGGAACACAGCTCTCCATGAAGCCTCTTGGCATGGATTCAGCCAGTCTGCCAAACTGCTTGTTAAAGCAGGGGCAAACGTTCTTGCCAGAAACAAG GCAGGTAACACACCACTACACCTGGCCTGCCAAAACAGTCATTCCGAAAGTGTTCGGGTCCTGCTGCTTGGAGGCTCTCGGGCTGATATAAAAAATAAT GCAGGAGACACGTGTTTGCATGTCACAGCTCGATATAATCATTTGCCCATCATTAGGGTGCTCCTCAGTGCTTTCTGTTCTGTCCATGAAAAAAACCAG GCTGGCGACACAGCACTTCATGTGGCTGCTGCTCTGAATCATAAGAAGGTGGTCAAACTGTTGTTGGAAGCAGGAGCTGATGGTACAGCCGTTAACAAT GCTGGTCAGACCCCGCTAGAAGTTGCCAGAGAACACGACAACCCTGAGGTTGCTCTTCTACTCACTAAAGCCCCACAG GTCTTGCGCTTTAACCGTGGAAGGAGcctgaggaagaagagggagagactGAAAGAGGAAAGGCGTGCTCAGTCTGTACCAAGAGATGAAGTGGTGCAAAGCAAG GGCAGTGCCTCAGCTGCTGATGACACTCACAGCAGTGACCAGGCCCTTCAGGGGAGAGGTGACATGAAAGAGGAAGCACAGTTGCCTTTGTCAGAGCTCAGAGGGAGgaagaataaaaagaagaaaccaaGAGAAAAG gTTTTGGCACTCTCTGAACCCACATCACCAGCTGATCAGCAAGTGCCTCCTAACCCACAGCAGAACTTGCCAAAACGCAAGAGCAAGCGCCGCTGCGCATCTCCTCCACCTCCCCATGAATTCAGAGCCTACCAGTTGTATACACTTTACCGTGGAAAGGATGGAAAAATCATGCAG GCACCAATAAACGGATGTCGTTGTGAGCCACTGATAGATAAAGTAGAGAACCAGCTGGCAGCTGCTGTGGAAGAAATAAAAGCGGAGCTTGTTACAGCACAGGATAAGATGAATAGCAAACTAGgtcaaatggaaaacaaaactcAGCATCAG CTCCGTGTTTTAGACAAATTGATGGCAGAGAGGCTGTCAGCAGAAAGAACAGAGTGCCTTCATCGTCTTCAGGAGCATGCCGAGTTGGAAAGACATGAAGGGGAGAAACGCCAG ATATCGTTGGTGGGGGAACTGAAGGCTTGGTGCATGCTGAAAATTCAGAACCTGGAGTTGAAGCTTTCCGGAGACTCTAGATCTTCAAGGCCAAAATCAACTCTGTCTACATGTGAGTCGCTCGCTGAGACTTTGGATACAGAGAACCTTCTTTGTACGAAGGACTGTAAAGCTAGCCAAACCCCACTGCAGTCGGATGGTTCGCAGCAACATTCTTGCACTGCCCTCCAGAATGGTGTCTCGGAAGATACTGGAAGAAGTAGAGTGCCCACAACAGAGCAGAGCTTTGGGAAGCAGTATTTTGTTGTTCAAGAAGCCAACACTCCAG GAATAGAGCAACAGTTAGTTGGTGCTGGCCCAACTCCCGCTGCAGTTTCTCCTCAAGTTGTAAGGCCCAAAGACAAAGCAAGTTTCAGCAGATTGAAACAAGAACTGCCACCATCCGAATACACGGGCTCCAAATTGAAACATGCAAAGGTACAAACTGTTTCTAAGACCCCTACTGAATTTACAAAGACTGAGACGGAgagaggaagctgctttatagatAAAGGAACTCAAACGAAGAGGTCTGGCAGAAGTGGTCAGTTGAAGCACAGGCCTCAGCAACATGCAGGCACCCACTCTGCAGAGCCACCACCGCAGCAGCCGCCACCTGCCGTCTCTGGAGGAAAAGAGGCCAGCCCTCAACTTGCAGGCACTTCTCAAGCTCTGGAAATCACACAGTACTTTTTTGAGGCTGTATCCAGCCAGATGGAGAAGTGGTATGAAAGGAAGATTGAAGAAGCTCGGAGCCAAGCTGACCAGAGAGCCCAGGAAGATAAAGCACTCCTCAAAGAACATATAAAAAGTTTAGAAGAGGAACTCTATAAGCTAAGGACTAAAGTGCAGAAGGAACATTAG
- the LOC117043588 gene encoding ankyrin repeat domain-containing protein 6-like isoform X2, protein MSQQDVVAVLSERLLIAAYKGQLDNVVQLINKGAKVAVTKHGRTPLHLAAYKGHLRVAQILLKAGCDVDLQDDPVETSSVEYETPRSNSFLLPANPASPYWNPDAISDWSMSVHTAHTSEIVKGKVALVTEVKEEKDKKKQRRKARKDPRRLQREKEGDQTALHRATVVGNTDVIAALIHEGCALDRQDKDGNTALHEASWHGFSQSAKLLVKAGANVLARNKAGNTPLHLACQNSHSESVRVLLLGGSRADIKNNAGDTCLHVTARYNHLPIIRVLLSAFCSVHEKNQAGDTALHVAAALNHKKVVKLLLEAGADGTAVNNAGQTPLEVAREHDNPEVALLLTKAPQVLRFNRGRSLRKKRERLKEERRAQSVPRDEVVQSKGSASAADDTHSSDQALQGRGDMKEEAQLPLSELRGRKNKKKKPREKVLALSEPTSPADQQVPPNPQQNLPKRKSKRRCASPPPPHEFRAYQLYTLYRGKDGKIMQAPINGCRCEPLIDKVENQLAAAVEEIKAELVTAQDKMNSKLGQMENKTQHQLRVLDKLMAERLSAERTECLHRLQEHAELERHEGEKRQISLVGELKAWCMLKIQNLELKLSGDSRSSRPKSTLSTCESLAETLDTENLLCTKDCKASQTPLQSDGSQQHSCTALQNGVSEDTGRSRVPTTEQSFGKQYFVVQEANTPGIEQQLVGAGPTPAAVSPQVVRPKDKASFSRLKQELPPSEYTGSKLKHAKVQTVSKTPTEFTKTETERGSCFIDKGTQTKRSGRSGQLKHRPQQHAGTHSAEPPPQQPPPAVSGGKEASPQLAGTSQALEITQYFFEAVSSQMEKWYERKIEEARSQADQRAQEDKALLKEHIKSLEEELYKLRTKVQKEH, encoded by the exons CCTGTGGAGACCAGCTCTGTAGAGTATGAAACCCCAAGAAGTaactctttccttctccctgctaATCCTGCAAGCCCTTATTGGAATCCTGATGCCATCTCTGATTGGTCAATGAGTGTTCATACAGCACATACCTCAGAAATAGTCAAGGGAAAAGTGGCCCTGGTTACAGAAGTCAAGGaagaaaaagataagaaaaaaCAGAGGAGAAAGGCTAGAAAAGATCCTAGAAGATTGCAAAGAGAGAAGGAG GGTGACCAGACAGCTTTGCATCGAGCGACCGTTGTAGGGAACACAGATGTAATAGCAGCTCTTATCCACGAAGGCTGCGCTTTGGACAGACAAGACAAG GATGGGAACACAGCTCTCCATGAAGCCTCTTGGCATGGATTCAGCCAGTCTGCCAAACTGCTTGTTAAAGCAGGGGCAAACGTTCTTGCCAGAAACAAG GCAGGTAACACACCACTACACCTGGCCTGCCAAAACAGTCATTCCGAAAGTGTTCGGGTCCTGCTGCTTGGAGGCTCTCGGGCTGATATAAAAAATAAT GCAGGAGACACGTGTTTGCATGTCACAGCTCGATATAATCATTTGCCCATCATTAGGGTGCTCCTCAGTGCTTTCTGTTCTGTCCATGAAAAAAACCAG GCTGGCGACACAGCACTTCATGTGGCTGCTGCTCTGAATCATAAGAAGGTGGTCAAACTGTTGTTGGAAGCAGGAGCTGATGGTACAGCCGTTAACAAT GCTGGTCAGACCCCGCTAGAAGTTGCCAGAGAACACGACAACCCTGAGGTTGCTCTTCTACTCACTAAAGCCCCACAG GTCTTGCGCTTTAACCGTGGAAGGAGcctgaggaagaagagggagagactGAAAGAGGAAAGGCGTGCTCAGTCTGTACCAAGAGATGAAGTGGTGCAAAGCAAG GGCAGTGCCTCAGCTGCTGATGACACTCACAGCAGTGACCAGGCCCTTCAGGGGAGAGGTGACATGAAAGAGGAAGCACAGTTGCCTTTGTCAGAGCTCAGAGGGAGgaagaataaaaagaagaaaccaaGAGAAAAG gTTTTGGCACTCTCTGAACCCACATCACCAGCTGATCAGCAAGTGCCTCCTAACCCACAGCAGAACTTGCCAAAACGCAAGAGCAAGCGCCGCTGCGCATCTCCTCCACCTCCCCATGAATTCAGAGCCTACCAGTTGTATACACTTTACCGTGGAAAGGATGGAAAAATCATGCAG GCACCAATAAACGGATGTCGTTGTGAGCCACTGATAGATAAAGTAGAGAACCAGCTGGCAGCTGCTGTGGAAGAAATAAAAGCGGAGCTTGTTACAGCACAGGATAAGATGAATAGCAAACTAGgtcaaatggaaaacaaaactcAGCATCAG CTCCGTGTTTTAGACAAATTGATGGCAGAGAGGCTGTCAGCAGAAAGAACAGAGTGCCTTCATCGTCTTCAGGAGCATGCCGAGTTGGAAAGACATGAAGGGGAGAAACGCCAG ATATCGTTGGTGGGGGAACTGAAGGCTTGGTGCATGCTGAAAATTCAGAACCTGGAGTTGAAGCTTTCCGGAGACTCTAGATCTTCAAGGCCAAAATCAACTCTGTCTACATGTGAGTCGCTCGCTGAGACTTTGGATACAGAGAACCTTCTTTGTACGAAGGACTGTAAAGCTAGCCAAACCCCACTGCAGTCGGATGGTTCGCAGCAACATTCTTGCACTGCCCTCCAGAATGGTGTCTCGGAAGATACTGGAAGAAGTAGAGTGCCCACAACAGAGCAGAGCTTTGGGAAGCAGTATTTTGTTGTTCAAGAAGCCAACACTCCAG GAATAGAGCAACAGTTAGTTGGTGCTGGCCCAACTCCCGCTGCAGTTTCTCCTCAAGTTGTAAGGCCCAAAGACAAAGCAAGTTTCAGCAGATTGAAACAAGAACTGCCACCATCCGAATACACGGGCTCCAAATTGAAACATGCAAAGGTACAAACTGTTTCTAAGACCCCTACTGAATTTACAAAGACTGAGACGGAgagaggaagctgctttatagatAAAGGAACTCAAACGAAGAGGTCTGGCAGAAGTGGTCAGTTGAAGCACAGGCCTCAGCAACATGCAGGCACCCACTCTGCAGAGCCACCACCGCAGCAGCCGCCACCTGCCGTCTCTGGAGGAAAAGAGGCCAGCCCTCAACTTGCAGGCACTTCTCAAGCTCTGGAAATCACACAGTACTTTTTTGAGGCTGTATCCAGCCAGATGGAGAAGTGGTATGAAAGGAAGATTGAAGAAGCTCGGAGCCAAGCTGACCAGAGAGCCCAGGAAGATAAAGCACTCCTCAAAGAACATATAAAAAGTTTAGAAGAGGAACTCTATAAGCTAAGGACTAAAGTGCAGAAGGAACATTAG
- the LOC117043588 gene encoding ankyrin repeat domain-containing protein 6-like isoform X4, giving the protein MSQQDVVAVLSERLLIAAYKGQLDNVVQLINKGAKVAVTKQLLPSALQHGRTPLHLAAYKGHLRVAQILLKAGCDVDLQDDPVETSSVEYETPRSNSFLLPANPASPYWNPDAISDWSMSVHTAHTSEIVKGKVALVTEVKEEKDKKKQRRKARKDPRRLQREKEGDQTALHRATVVGNTDVIAALIHEGCALDRQDKDGNTALHEASWHGFSQSAKLLVKAGANVLARNKAGNTPLHLACQNSHSESVRVLLLGGSRADIKNNAGDTCLHVTARYNHLPIIRVLLSAFCSVHEKNQAGDTALHVAAALNHKKVVKLLLEAGADGTAVNNAGQTPLEVAREHDNPEVALLLTKAPQVLRFNRGRSLRKKRERLKEERRAQSVPRDEVVQSKVLALSEPTSPADQQVPPNPQQNLPKRKSKRRCASPPPPHEFRAYQLYTLYRGKDGKIMQAPINGCRCEPLIDKVENQLAAAVEEIKAELVTAQDKMNSKLGQMENKTQHQLRVLDKLMAERLSAERTECLHRLQEHAELERHEGEKRQISLVGELKAWCMLKIQNLELKLSGDSRSSRPKSTLSTCESLAETLDTENLLCTKDCKASQTPLQSDGSQQHSCTALQNGVSEDTGRSRVPTTEQSFGKQYFVVQEANTPGIEQQLVGAGPTPAAVSPQVVRPKDKASFSRLKQELPPSEYTGSKLKHAKVQTVSKTPTEFTKTETERGSCFIDKGTQTKRSGRSGQLKHRPQQHAGTHSAEPPPQQPPPAVSGGKEASPQLAGTSQALEITQYFFEAVSSQMEKWYERKIEEARSQADQRAQEDKALLKEHIKSLEEELYKLRTKVQKEH; this is encoded by the exons CCTGTGGAGACCAGCTCTGTAGAGTATGAAACCCCAAGAAGTaactctttccttctccctgctaATCCTGCAAGCCCTTATTGGAATCCTGATGCCATCTCTGATTGGTCAATGAGTGTTCATACAGCACATACCTCAGAAATAGTCAAGGGAAAAGTGGCCCTGGTTACAGAAGTCAAGGaagaaaaagataagaaaaaaCAGAGGAGAAAGGCTAGAAAAGATCCTAGAAGATTGCAAAGAGAGAAGGAG GGTGACCAGACAGCTTTGCATCGAGCGACCGTTGTAGGGAACACAGATGTAATAGCAGCTCTTATCCACGAAGGCTGCGCTTTGGACAGACAAGACAAG GATGGGAACACAGCTCTCCATGAAGCCTCTTGGCATGGATTCAGCCAGTCTGCCAAACTGCTTGTTAAAGCAGGGGCAAACGTTCTTGCCAGAAACAAG GCAGGTAACACACCACTACACCTGGCCTGCCAAAACAGTCATTCCGAAAGTGTTCGGGTCCTGCTGCTTGGAGGCTCTCGGGCTGATATAAAAAATAAT GCAGGAGACACGTGTTTGCATGTCACAGCTCGATATAATCATTTGCCCATCATTAGGGTGCTCCTCAGTGCTTTCTGTTCTGTCCATGAAAAAAACCAG GCTGGCGACACAGCACTTCATGTGGCTGCTGCTCTGAATCATAAGAAGGTGGTCAAACTGTTGTTGGAAGCAGGAGCTGATGGTACAGCCGTTAACAAT GCTGGTCAGACCCCGCTAGAAGTTGCCAGAGAACACGACAACCCTGAGGTTGCTCTTCTACTCACTAAAGCCCCACAG GTCTTGCGCTTTAACCGTGGAAGGAGcctgaggaagaagagggagagactGAAAGAGGAAAGGCGTGCTCAGTCTGTACCAAGAGATGAAGTGGTGCAAAGCAAG gTTTTGGCACTCTCTGAACCCACATCACCAGCTGATCAGCAAGTGCCTCCTAACCCACAGCAGAACTTGCCAAAACGCAAGAGCAAGCGCCGCTGCGCATCTCCTCCACCTCCCCATGAATTCAGAGCCTACCAGTTGTATACACTTTACCGTGGAAAGGATGGAAAAATCATGCAG GCACCAATAAACGGATGTCGTTGTGAGCCACTGATAGATAAAGTAGAGAACCAGCTGGCAGCTGCTGTGGAAGAAATAAAAGCGGAGCTTGTTACAGCACAGGATAAGATGAATAGCAAACTAGgtcaaatggaaaacaaaactcAGCATCAG CTCCGTGTTTTAGACAAATTGATGGCAGAGAGGCTGTCAGCAGAAAGAACAGAGTGCCTTCATCGTCTTCAGGAGCATGCCGAGTTGGAAAGACATGAAGGGGAGAAACGCCAG ATATCGTTGGTGGGGGAACTGAAGGCTTGGTGCATGCTGAAAATTCAGAACCTGGAGTTGAAGCTTTCCGGAGACTCTAGATCTTCAAGGCCAAAATCAACTCTGTCTACATGTGAGTCGCTCGCTGAGACTTTGGATACAGAGAACCTTCTTTGTACGAAGGACTGTAAAGCTAGCCAAACCCCACTGCAGTCGGATGGTTCGCAGCAACATTCTTGCACTGCCCTCCAGAATGGTGTCTCGGAAGATACTGGAAGAAGTAGAGTGCCCACAACAGAGCAGAGCTTTGGGAAGCAGTATTTTGTTGTTCAAGAAGCCAACACTCCAG GAATAGAGCAACAGTTAGTTGGTGCTGGCCCAACTCCCGCTGCAGTTTCTCCTCAAGTTGTAAGGCCCAAAGACAAAGCAAGTTTCAGCAGATTGAAACAAGAACTGCCACCATCCGAATACACGGGCTCCAAATTGAAACATGCAAAGGTACAAACTGTTTCTAAGACCCCTACTGAATTTACAAAGACTGAGACGGAgagaggaagctgctttatagatAAAGGAACTCAAACGAAGAGGTCTGGCAGAAGTGGTCAGTTGAAGCACAGGCCTCAGCAACATGCAGGCACCCACTCTGCAGAGCCACCACCGCAGCAGCCGCCACCTGCCGTCTCTGGAGGAAAAGAGGCCAGCCCTCAACTTGCAGGCACTTCTCAAGCTCTGGAAATCACACAGTACTTTTTTGAGGCTGTATCCAGCCAGATGGAGAAGTGGTATGAAAGGAAGATTGAAGAAGCTCGGAGCCAAGCTGACCAGAGAGCCCAGGAAGATAAAGCACTCCTCAAAGAACATATAAAAAGTTTAGAAGAGGAACTCTATAAGCTAAGGACTAAAGTGCAGAAGGAACATTAG